A single region of the Chitinophaga niabensis genome encodes:
- a CDS encoding GNAT family N-acetyltransferase, whose product MLELPVNDTTLLRQLQPEHAPDLFLAVNTSRKALRKYLPWVDYNTTEEHSLRFIELMLRKASEQDAIAFGIWHGGHLCGVIDLHDWDHPLQKAEIGYWLTESFQGKGIVTNSCRTIISYAFAALRLNKVEIRFVLQNEKSAQIPIKLGFSKEGILRQSAKLHGHYVDMVVMGMLRRDWKY is encoded by the coding sequence ATGCTGGAACTACCTGTAAACGATACCACCCTGTTAAGACAATTACAACCGGAACACGCTCCTGACCTGTTTTTGGCGGTTAATACATCCCGTAAAGCATTGCGTAAATACCTGCCCTGGGTGGATTACAATACAACAGAAGAACATTCTCTCCGCTTCATTGAACTCATGTTGCGTAAAGCCAGCGAGCAGGATGCGATTGCCTTCGGAATATGGCATGGTGGCCATCTTTGTGGAGTTATTGATTTGCACGACTGGGACCATCCGCTGCAAAAAGCAGAGATCGGTTACTGGCTCACGGAATCTTTCCAGGGTAAGGGAATTGTTACCAATAGTTGCAGGACCATTATCAGCTATGCATTTGCAGCGCTCCGGCTGAATAAGGTAGAGATCCGTTTTGTGTTACAGAACGAGAAAAGCGCCCAGATCCCCATCAAGCTGGGCTTTTCCAAAGAAGGTATACTACGCCAGAGCGCCAAGCTCCACGGGCATTACGTGGATATGGTAGTGATGGGGATGCTGCGCCGTGACTGGAAATATTAA
- the mqnC gene encoding cyclic dehypoxanthinyl futalosine synthase, protein MQLQDLYKRAQQFEFLTAEEGVYMFEHAPLAELMEIANELRKQQVPHGKVTWQIDRNVNTTNVCTANCKFCNFYRIPGHKDAYITEIAEYKRKIEETVKYGGDQLLLQGGHHPELGLSFYTNLFRELKQLYPDVRLHTLGPPEVAHITKLEKSTHIEVLKALKEAGMDSLPGAGAEILNDRVRRLISKGKCGAQEWLDVMRAAHKLNIASSGTMMFGHVETVLERFEHLVAIRQVQSEKPEGHYGFTAFIPWTFQDVDTLLSRIRGVHNMTTSEEYIRMIAMSRIMLPNIKNIQASWLTVGKSVAQLCLHAGANDFGSIMIEENVVSAAGAPHRFTYKSIQDAIREAGFEPQLRTQLYQFREIPQQIEEQVINY, encoded by the coding sequence ATGCAATTACAGGATTTATACAAAAGGGCGCAACAGTTTGAGTTTTTAACGGCAGAGGAAGGAGTGTATATGTTCGAACACGCTCCCCTGGCGGAACTGATGGAGATCGCCAATGAATTAAGGAAGCAGCAGGTGCCTCATGGTAAGGTGACCTGGCAGATAGACCGGAACGTAAATACCACCAACGTTTGCACGGCCAATTGCAAGTTTTGCAACTTCTACCGCATACCCGGCCATAAGGATGCTTACATCACTGAAATAGCCGAATATAAACGCAAGATCGAGGAAACCGTTAAGTATGGCGGGGATCAATTGCTTTTGCAGGGGGGCCACCATCCTGAACTGGGCCTCAGCTTTTATACCAACCTGTTCCGTGAGCTGAAACAATTGTATCCTGATGTTCGTTTGCACACACTCGGCCCTCCCGAAGTAGCCCATATCACCAAACTGGAAAAAAGCACCCATATAGAAGTGCTGAAAGCTTTGAAGGAAGCGGGAATGGACAGCCTTCCCGGAGCCGGAGCCGAGATCCTGAACGATCGTGTGCGCCGCCTTATTTCCAAAGGAAAATGCGGTGCGCAGGAATGGCTGGATGTGATGCGTGCAGCGCATAAACTCAACATTGCCTCTTCTGGCACCATGATGTTCGGGCATGTGGAAACCGTGCTGGAACGTTTTGAACACCTTGTGGCCATCCGCCAGGTGCAAAGTGAAAAACCGGAAGGGCATTATGGCTTCACCGCCTTTATTCCCTGGACCTTCCAGGATGTGGATACCCTGCTCTCCAGGATCCGCGGCGTGCATAACATGACCACTTCTGAAGAGTACATCCGCATGATCGCCATGAGCCGCATCATGCTGCCCAATATCAAAAACATACAGGCTTCCTGGCTCACGGTAGGTAAATCCGTTGCGCAATTATGCCTGCATGCAGGTGCCAATGATTTTGGCTCTATTATGATCGAAGAAAATGTGGTATCAGCAGCCGGCGCGCCTCACCGCTTTACCTATAAAAGCATACAGGATGCTATCCGGGAAGCAGGTTTTGAACCACAGCTCCGTACACAACTTTACCAGTTCCGGGAGATTCCGCAACAGATAGAAGAACAGGTGATCAATTACTAA
- a CDS encoding phage holin family protein — MGILIRILVTALAALLTAYLLPGVKLASFTSALLLAIVLGLLNLLVKPVLVILTLPVTIVTLGLFLLVINALIVLWASSLVKGFKVDNFWWALIFSVVLSVISSIMLSLGPADKD, encoded by the coding sequence ATGGGAATACTTATCCGCATCCTCGTTACAGCATTAGCCGCTCTCTTAACGGCCTATTTATTACCGGGCGTTAAGCTGGCCAGTTTCACTTCTGCGCTGCTCCTGGCTATCGTTTTAGGATTGCTCAATTTACTCGTGAAGCCGGTATTGGTGATCCTTACCCTGCCTGTTACCATTGTAACACTGGGCCTTTTTCTGTTAGTGATCAATGCACTGATAGTGCTCTGGGCCAGCAGCCTGGTGAAAGGATTTAAAGTAGATAATTTCTGGTGGGCGCTGATCTTTAGTGTGGTATTGTCTGTTATCAGCAGTATCATGTTATCGCTCGGGCCTGCGGATAAAGATTAA
- a CDS encoding hydroxypyruvate isomerase family protein codes for MADNHSRRDAIKKVATMALAGTALSSLTNRVSAHEQAMDAKLKGKVNHSVCRWCYNGIPLDELCKASKEIGIASIDLASPEDFATLKKYDLTCAMVASNGKEWGITKGWNRLEHHDKLVTYFEHLIDETANAGFTNLICFSGNREGMSDQQGLENCATGLKKIMSYAEKKKVTLVMELLNSKVNHPDYQCDRTAWGVELCKAIGSDHFKLLYDIYHMQIMEGDVIRTIRESQQYIAHYHTGGVPGRNEIDETQELFYPAIIQAVVDTGFKGFVAQEFIPKRADKLASLKQGVQICDV; via the coding sequence ATGGCAGACAATCACTCCCGCAGAGATGCGATCAAAAAAGTAGCAACTATGGCTTTAGCAGGCACAGCGCTTTCTTCCCTGACTAACCGCGTATCCGCGCATGAGCAGGCAATGGACGCAAAGCTCAAAGGAAAAGTAAACCACTCCGTTTGCAGATGGTGTTACAATGGTATCCCGCTGGACGAGCTTTGCAAAGCCTCCAAAGAAATAGGCATAGCATCTATTGACCTGGCCAGCCCGGAAGACTTTGCCACCCTTAAGAAATACGACCTCACCTGTGCCATGGTGGCCTCGAATGGTAAAGAATGGGGTATCACCAAAGGTTGGAACCGCCTGGAGCATCACGATAAGCTGGTCACCTATTTTGAACACCTGATCGATGAAACAGCCAACGCCGGATTCACCAACCTCATCTGCTTTTCCGGGAACCGCGAAGGCATGAGTGATCAGCAGGGCCTGGAAAACTGTGCCACCGGTCTGAAAAAGATCATGAGTTATGCAGAAAAGAAAAAGGTAACACTGGTGATGGAATTGCTCAACAGCAAAGTGAACCATCCCGATTATCAATGCGACCGTACTGCATGGGGCGTGGAACTTTGCAAAGCCATCGGCTCTGATCATTTCAAACTCTTATACGACATCTATCACATGCAGATCATGGAAGGAGATGTGATCCGCACTATCCGTGAAAGCCAGCAATACATTGCGCATTACCATACCGGCGGAGTTCCCGGCCGGAACGAAATAGATGAAACACAGGAATTATTCTATCCTGCTATCATACAGGCTGTAGTGGATACCGGTTTCAAAGGATTCGTAGCACAGGAATTCATTCCTAAAAGAGCAGATAAACTGGCATCCCTCAAACAAGGGGTACAGATCTGCGACGTTTAA
- a CDS encoding M16 family metallopeptidase, with the protein MVNRSQAPAIKDAVDFEILLKPYEKFNLDNGIPVYVIRSEEQETLQLELVFPAGSWFETENLIASATNFLMKNGTSKRSALEINEAAEYYGAYLNRACFHENATYTLHCLTKHTADLLPVLQEVILDPVFPEEELSTFVQNMKQKLAVNLTKCDFVANRHIDKFLFGEFHPYGRVSNMLAYDALQTESLKAFYKKHYTYNNCKIFIAGNLPANIIPLLNQYFGSTKWNGEELIIRPELPVLPAEEKKFRIFNDENGVQGAVRIARPFPNRYHPDFGKMLVLNTIFGGYFGSRLMSNIREEKGYTYGIHSQIYNFRQVSGINIQTEAGRDVCEATVAEVYKEMERLKNEEIPEEELSLVRNFMIGSILGDLDGAFHVIQRWKNLILNDLDENYFYNNIRIIKTITAAELQQLAQQYYNKEDFYELIVI; encoded by the coding sequence ATGGTCAACAGAAGTCAGGCACCCGCTATAAAAGATGCAGTAGATTTTGAAATATTGCTCAAGCCATATGAGAAGTTTAACCTGGACAATGGCATTCCCGTATATGTGATCCGTTCGGAAGAACAGGAAACCCTGCAGCTGGAACTCGTGTTCCCAGCCGGCAGCTGGTTTGAAACAGAGAACCTCATCGCTTCTGCTACCAACTTCCTTATGAAGAACGGTACCAGCAAACGCTCTGCTTTAGAGATCAACGAGGCGGCAGAATACTATGGCGCGTACCTCAACAGGGCATGCTTTCATGAAAATGCCACCTATACATTACACTGCCTTACCAAACATACGGCAGACCTGTTGCCGGTTTTACAGGAAGTGATCCTCGATCCCGTTTTCCCGGAAGAGGAGCTGAGCACCTTTGTGCAGAACATGAAACAAAAACTGGCGGTGAACCTCACCAAGTGCGATTTTGTAGCCAACCGCCACATCGATAAATTCCTCTTCGGAGAATTTCACCCATACGGCCGCGTGAGTAATATGCTGGCCTACGATGCTTTGCAGACCGAGTCTTTGAAAGCATTCTATAAAAAGCATTACACATACAACAACTGTAAGATCTTCATTGCCGGCAACCTGCCGGCGAACATTATTCCCCTGCTCAATCAATACTTCGGCAGTACAAAATGGAATGGGGAAGAACTGATCATTCGCCCGGAGCTACCGGTTTTACCGGCAGAGGAAAAGAAGTTCCGCATCTTCAATGATGAGAATGGGGTACAGGGTGCAGTGCGTATAGCAAGGCCATTCCCGAACCGCTACCATCCGGATTTTGGAAAGATGCTTGTGCTGAATACCATCTTTGGTGGTTATTTTGGATCAAGGCTCATGAGCAATATCCGCGAAGAAAAAGGATATACTTACGGCATCCATTCCCAGATCTACAACTTCCGCCAGGTGAGCGGCATCAATATCCAAACCGAAGCCGGTCGCGATGTTTGTGAAGCAACCGTTGCTGAAGTGTACAAAGAAATGGAACGCCTGAAGAACGAAGAGATCCCGGAAGAGGAGCTGAGCCTGGTGCGTAATTTCATGATCGGTTCTATCCTGGGCGACCTCGATGGTGCTTTTCATGTGATCCAGCGTTGGAAAAACCTGATCCTGAACGACCTCGACGAAAATTATTTCTATAATAATATCCGCATCATAAAAACGATCACTGCCGCTGAGTTACAACAACTTGCGCAGCAATATTATAACAAGGAGGACTTTTACGAACTGATTGTGATCTGA
- a CDS encoding TonB-dependent receptor — MKRRVLLTVVLVIAILTIARAQTQTKLQITGRLIDYSNKEPLPNAAVALLEVKDSSIAATVVADAKGLFNITGAKPGNYVLVVSYMGYQQLTRNVHIQDTSRLIALGTLTLKRKGLNLNEVEIVDVKPPITIKEDTVEYNAGSFKTRENALLEELLKKLPGIQVEKDGTIKANGETVKKVLVDGKPFFGDDPKMATRNLPADIVDKIQLIDRKSEQAQFTGIADGEIEKTLNFTIKQDRKKGVFGRATAGYGSDERFSVNASMNRFRQTQQLSIMGGGNNTNNTGFSFSDGFNFGGGAKGGGGTGNTGLNRNWNGGINYSDNLAKGLRISGSYFMSDMQRDNERRSERENRHKPDSFSYVNSNSASLSNNRNHRVNARIEYDIDSFHSLIVTPNISFGSGDNFSESRNTTLNNNRDTVNNGRNMNKTTANSPSINGTALFRKKFDKKGRTFSTNLNFGANSNERESINQSQTSYLQRNGTFRNDTLDQKVIQDNSSKTLGVRMSYTEPVFIDRFLELNYGYNYNANSSNRTTYDKGKDAYDQLNDSLTNAFNNVYSNHQAGISIMTQKLRYNYTLGMNVQFNNLNSENITKDSTIQQHTVNISPLAQMNYNFSKNRRMRLAYRGQTQQPSLEQLQPVPDNSNPLFVKLGNPDLKPSFNNNLSVNYNNFDPVSMRSFFASLTGTFTLNKIVNNTAINDQGIQTSRPVNVNGNYNVNAYMVNGFSINRQQKTTINTNTYAGLTRDVSFLNNQKNFTQTLNITQAASFNYMYKEVFDMAAGGSVNYNRARFSNNKANNTNYFNYNFSLDFNLNLPGGIIIGGDVDHTINTGRTEGYNLQYTLANGFISKTLFKAKQGLVKFQVFDLFNQNVSVNRTVMDNYTEDSETKVLQRYFMVSFSYFLNRFGGKAPKGQRGDRMMEGPRNNVRF; from the coding sequence ATGAAACGACGCGTTTTATTGACCGTGGTGTTGGTTATTGCCATCTTAACCATTGCCCGGGCACAGACACAGACCAAACTTCAGATCACCGGCCGCCTGATCGATTACTCCAATAAAGAACCATTGCCCAATGCGGCAGTAGCTTTGCTGGAAGTAAAAGATTCCTCAATAGCTGCCACAGTAGTGGCAGACGCAAAAGGGCTCTTTAATATTACCGGTGCAAAACCCGGCAACTATGTGCTCGTTGTTTCATACATGGGATACCAGCAGCTGACCCGCAATGTACATATACAGGATACCTCCCGCCTGATTGCCTTAGGAACATTAACATTAAAAAGGAAAGGGCTTAACCTGAACGAAGTGGAGATCGTGGACGTAAAACCTCCGATCACCATTAAAGAAGATACGGTGGAATACAATGCAGGCTCTTTTAAAACAAGAGAAAATGCCCTGTTGGAAGAACTGCTTAAAAAACTCCCCGGCATACAGGTGGAAAAAGATGGTACCATCAAAGCCAATGGAGAAACCGTAAAAAAGGTACTGGTAGATGGAAAACCTTTCTTTGGGGATGACCCCAAAATGGCTACCCGTAACCTGCCTGCGGATATCGTAGATAAGATCCAGCTGATAGACCGGAAAAGCGAACAGGCACAATTTACCGGTATCGCAGATGGAGAGATCGAGAAAACGCTCAACTTCACCATCAAGCAGGACCGTAAAAAAGGCGTGTTTGGAAGAGCAACTGCCGGATATGGAAGTGATGAACGTTTCTCCGTGAATGCCAGCATGAACCGCTTCCGGCAAACACAGCAACTTTCCATCATGGGAGGAGGGAACAATACCAATAATACCGGCTTCTCTTTTTCAGATGGCTTTAACTTCGGCGGCGGAGCAAAAGGTGGCGGCGGAACAGGAAATACAGGACTTAACCGGAACTGGAATGGCGGTATCAATTACAGCGATAATCTCGCTAAAGGGTTACGCATCAGCGGCAGTTATTTTATGAGTGATATGCAGCGGGATAATGAAAGAAGAAGTGAAAGGGAGAACCGTCATAAGCCGGATTCTTTTTCCTACGTGAACTCCAACAGCGCCTCCTTAAGTAACAACAGGAACCACCGGGTGAATGCACGCATTGAATATGATATCGATTCTTTTCATTCCCTGATAGTGACCCCCAACATCAGCTTCGGCTCAGGAGATAACTTCTCTGAAAGCAGGAATACCACGCTCAATAATAACCGGGATACTGTCAACAACGGGCGAAACATGAATAAAACCACCGCCAATTCTCCCAGTATTAACGGTACCGCTTTATTCCGCAAAAAGTTCGATAAGAAAGGGCGCACATTCAGTACCAATCTGAACTTTGGCGCTAACAGCAACGAACGGGAATCCATCAACCAGTCGCAGACATCTTACCTGCAACGTAATGGCACCTTCCGGAACGATACCTTAGATCAAAAGGTGATACAGGATAACAGCAGCAAAACCCTGGGTGTGAGGATGAGTTATACAGAGCCGGTATTCATAGACCGCTTCCTGGAGTTGAATTATGGATATAACTATAACGCCAATTCATCCAACAGAACCACCTACGATAAAGGCAAAGATGCTTATGACCAGTTGAACGACAGCCTCACCAACGCTTTCAATAATGTATACAGCAATCACCAGGCCGGCATCAGCATCATGACGCAGAAGCTGCGCTACAATTATACATTGGGCATGAACGTACAGTTCAACAACCTGAACAGCGAGAACATTACAAAGGATAGCACCATACAGCAGCATACCGTGAACATTTCTCCGCTGGCCCAGATGAACTATAACTTTTCCAAGAACCGCCGGATGCGGTTAGCTTACCGCGGGCAAACACAACAACCCTCGCTGGAGCAATTACAACCGGTGCCGGATAATTCCAATCCCTTGTTTGTGAAGTTGGGTAATCCCGATCTGAAACCCTCCTTCAACAACAACCTCAGTGTGAACTATAATAATTTTGATCCGGTGAGCATGCGCAGTTTCTTTGCTTCCCTTACCGGAACATTTACCCTGAACAAGATCGTGAACAACACGGCTATCAATGACCAGGGCATACAAACCAGCCGCCCCGTGAACGTAAATGGCAATTACAATGTGAATGCTTATATGGTGAATGGTTTCTCCATCAACAGGCAGCAGAAAACAACTATCAATACGAATACTTACGCCGGCCTGACGCGGGACGTAAGTTTCCTGAATAACCAGAAGAACTTTACACAAACCCTGAACATTACGCAGGCTGCCAGTTTCAACTATATGTATAAGGAAGTGTTTGACATGGCTGCGGGTGGCAGTGTGAATTATAACAGGGCACGCTTCAGTAACAATAAAGCCAACAACACCAATTATTTCAACTACAATTTTTCCCTGGATTTTAACCTGAACCTGCCGGGAGGTATTATCATTGGCGGGGATGTGGACCATACCATCAATACGGGGAGAACGGAAGGCTACAACCTGCAATACACCCTCGCGAATGGCTTTATTTCAAAAACACTGTTTAAAGCCAAACAGGGCCTGGTCAAATTCCAGGTATTTGACCTGTTCAACCAGAACGTAAGCGTGAACCGTACCGTGATGGATAATTACACGGAGGATTCCGAAACAAAAGTTTTGCAGCGTTATTTTATGGTGAGTTTTTCCTACTTCCTGAACCGTTTCGGAGGGAAGGCGCCCAAGGGGCAAAGAGGGGACAGGATGATGGAAGGGCCGCGTAATAACGTGCGCTTCTAA
- a CDS encoding aspartyl protease family protein, which translates to MRIHNLFHVFVLCLSICNVRARAQEKENAPSVEPEARLITRFPFKQYYGGVVVISARLNDYKDTLQFLLDTGSAGISLDTNTCIALGVKLTPSDKIVRGLGASKNISFALDNTLHLPGLDVDSLDFHVNDYELISQVYGIQIDGIMGYSILSRYVVQIDYDKEEILIYTQGSFKYPRGGYLMKPNLTFIPVVNSPLRSGKRNVNHRYYFDTGAGMCLLLSTQFVKDSSLLVKRKAKVIPTEAQGLGGKMQMYITTMNEFRIGNYTFRNVPTYLFDDITNITSYPSLAGMIGNDLLRRFNLTLNYARKEIHLMPNTHFRDQFDYSYTGLIIYLIDNRIEVTDVIRNSPAEKAGFKRGDFVLAVNNNFTTNLQIYRDLLKNIGTRPTLLIMRDGELMLKKLPIRSIL; encoded by the coding sequence ATGCGAATCCATAACCTGTTTCACGTTTTTGTTCTCTGCCTGTCGATCTGTAACGTTAGAGCCCGTGCCCAGGAAAAAGAAAATGCACCGTCTGTCGAGCCTGAAGCCAGGCTGATCACTCGTTTCCCTTTTAAACAGTATTACGGAGGTGTAGTGGTGATTTCCGCACGCCTGAACGACTACAAGGACACCCTGCAGTTCCTCCTGGATACCGGCAGCGCCGGAATTTCCCTGGATACCAATACCTGTATAGCCCTGGGCGTAAAGCTCACCCCTTCCGATAAGATCGTCCGCGGGCTGGGGGCCAGTAAAAACATCTCTTTTGCCTTAGATAATACCCTTCATTTGCCGGGTTTGGATGTGGATAGCCTTGATTTTCATGTGAATGACTACGAACTGATCAGCCAGGTATACGGCATCCAGATAGACGGGATCATGGGCTACAGCATCCTGAGCAGGTATGTGGTACAGATCGATTACGACAAAGAAGAGATCCTCATCTATACCCAGGGGAGCTTTAAATACCCCCGTGGCGGTTACCTCATGAAGCCCAACCTTACTTTCATTCCCGTGGTAAATTCTCCCCTCCGCAGCGGGAAACGGAATGTTAATCACCGCTATTATTTTGATACCGGCGCCGGGATGTGTTTACTGCTCAGCACCCAGTTTGTGAAAGACAGTAGCCTGCTGGTGAAACGCAAAGCCAAAGTGATCCCCACGGAGGCACAGGGTCTGGGAGGTAAAATGCAGATGTATATCACTACCATGAACGAATTCAGAATAGGCAACTACACTTTCCGGAATGTACCTACCTACCTGTTTGACGATATTACCAATATCACTTCCTATCCCTCCCTGGCCGGGATGATCGGGAACGACCTGCTCAGGCGGTTTAATCTGACCCTCAATTACGCCCGCAAGGAAATTCACCTCATGCCCAATACCCACTTCAGGGACCAGTTCGACTATTCCTATACCGGCCTGATCATTTACCTGATAGACAATCGTATTGAGGTCACAGACGTGATCAGGAACTCCCCGGCAGAAAAAGCCGGCTTTAAAAGAGGGGATTTTGTACTGGCCGTGAATAACAACTTCACCACCAACCTCCAGATCTACCGAGACCTCCTGAAGAACATCGGCACCCGTCCTACCCTGCTCATTATGAGGGATGGGGAACTCATGCTGAAAAAGCTGCCGATCCGCAGCATATTGTAG
- a CDS encoding M16 family metallopeptidase, with protein MIHFNRFTLENGLRVIVHEDNTTPMAVVNVLYDVGARDENPQQTGFAHLFEHLMFGGSVNIPEYDEPLQMAGGENNAFTTNDLTNYYIELPAENLETAFWLESDRMLSLAFSEKSLEVQRKVVTEEFKEHYINKPYGDVGHKLRALSYTSHPYRWQTIGKELSHIENAQLEDVKNFFFRHYRPINAILVVAGKVTTEQVKALAEKWFGDIPSGEKYVRELPAEPPQKASNFLEVKAKVPLDALYKAYHIYPRNDPRYYAADLISDILSGGGSSRLHQVLVKEKKLFSNIDCYHFGSIDAGLLCIEGKLVKGVKMKDAEKGVQEELEKLQQNIIPERELQKVKNRVESMLAFEDMGLLSRANNLAFYELLGDAAFMNKEFENYERVTKEDIHREAKIIFDEKNSNTIHYYAGN; from the coding sequence ATGATCCATTTTAATAGATTCACTTTAGAGAACGGGCTGCGTGTGATTGTTCATGAAGATAATACAACCCCCATGGCTGTTGTAAATGTGTTGTATGATGTGGGCGCCCGTGATGAAAATCCTCAACAGACCGGCTTTGCGCATTTATTTGAACACCTGATGTTTGGCGGTTCCGTGAACATCCCGGAATATGACGAGCCCCTGCAAATGGCAGGCGGGGAAAACAACGCCTTCACCACCAACGACCTTACCAATTACTACATAGAATTACCCGCCGAAAACCTGGAAACAGCCTTCTGGCTGGAAAGCGACCGGATGTTATCCCTTGCCTTTTCAGAAAAGAGCCTGGAAGTACAACGGAAAGTGGTAACTGAAGAATTTAAGGAGCACTACATTAACAAACCTTACGGAGATGTGGGCCATAAGCTGAGGGCATTGTCCTACACCAGCCATCCCTACCGCTGGCAGACCATCGGAAAGGAATTGTCCCATATTGAAAACGCGCAGCTGGAAGATGTTAAGAACTTCTTTTTCCGTCATTACCGCCCCATCAATGCCATCCTGGTAGTGGCCGGCAAAGTCACCACAGAACAGGTGAAAGCCCTGGCGGAGAAATGGTTTGGCGATATTCCTTCCGGGGAAAAGTATGTACGTGAACTTCCGGCGGAACCTCCGCAGAAAGCCTCCAACTTCCTGGAAGTAAAAGCCAAGGTACCTTTAGACGCATTGTACAAAGCCTATCATATTTACCCGCGGAACGACCCGCGTTATTATGCAGCAGACCTTATTTCAGACATCCTGAGCGGCGGCGGCTCCTCCCGTTTGCACCAGGTGCTCGTGAAAGAGAAGAAACTTTTCAGCAACATCGATTGTTATCATTTTGGCAGCATAGACGCCGGCCTGCTTTGCATAGAAGGCAAACTGGTAAAGGGCGTTAAAATGAAGGATGCGGAGAAAGGCGTGCAGGAAGAACTGGAAAAACTGCAACAGAACATTATCCCGGAAAGAGAATTGCAAAAAGTGAAGAACCGCGTAGAAAGCATGCTGGCTTTTGAAGACATGGGTTTATTAAGCCGCGCTAACAACCTCGCCTTTTATGAACTCTTAGGCGATGCCGCTTTCATGAACAAAGAATTCGAAAACTACGAACGCGTAACAAAAGAAGACATCCACAGAGAGGCTAAGATCATCTTCGACGAAAAGAACTCCAACACCATTCATTATTACGCAGGAAACTAA
- a CDS encoding GLPGLI family protein, whose translation MKTIITALLILAFSNTEAQQKTSGIIEYEVTSRMDLSMARTVMIGPGGQVTQGSAADMPDLPDLITSKQTLTFSNTKGKLEAEGGGGPQMLSFSSAMPAGAAGASRVQAIDVAGSPGGGRTFSAGPGGPGVSLRPPLSNTTYIDLANKKYLTVTTEKKDSVTSNSWYAEEDYKTPADIKTSNKTKTIAGFKCQRGTVKLGDENFVFWYTTEIPLLFSPVNGVLPAAGVVLSIESSKRSYVAKKVAFKPIEDTEVSLPANAQKVTEEELKAKRRQILEKFHNDRLEKLQLNN comes from the coding sequence ATGAAAACGATCATCACCGCTTTGCTAATACTGGCCTTTTCCAATACAGAGGCCCAGCAAAAAACCTCCGGCATAATCGAATATGAAGTAACCTCCCGGATGGACCTGTCCATGGCCCGCACTGTAATGATAGGCCCCGGTGGCCAGGTTACACAGGGAAGCGCAGCAGACATGCCAGACCTTCCGGACCTGATCACCAGCAAACAAACCCTCACCTTTTCCAACACCAAAGGAAAACTGGAAGCAGAAGGTGGCGGGGGCCCTCAGATGCTGAGCTTTTCATCAGCCATGCCGGCAGGAGCAGCGGGAGCTTCAAGAGTACAGGCAATTGACGTGGCAGGGAGCCCAGGTGGCGGCAGAACCTTCTCGGCTGGCCCTGGTGGCCCCGGAGTATCACTGCGCCCCCCTCTCAGTAACACTACGTATATTGATCTGGCAAATAAAAAGTACTTAACCGTTACCACAGAGAAAAAGGACAGTGTTACCAGCAACAGTTGGTATGCCGAAGAGGATTACAAGACCCCTGCAGATATTAAAACCAGCAATAAAACTAAAACCATTGCAGGATTTAAGTGCCAGCGCGGCACCGTAAAACTCGGCGACGAAAACTTCGTTTTCTGGTATACCACAGAAATCCCGCTTTTATTCTCCCCGGTAAATGGTGTGTTGCCCGCAGCAGGAGTTGTGCTATCCATTGAAAGCAGCAAACGCTCCTATGTAGCAAAAAAAGTAGCGTTTAAACCCATAGAAGATACGGAGGTGAGCCTTCCTGCCAATGCGCAGAAAGTAACTGAAGAAGAACTGAAAGCTAAAAGACGCCAGATCCTGGAGAAGTTCCATAACGACAGACTGGAAAAACTCCAACTCAATAACTAA